CCTCTGAAACTGAAAGAATTACATGCAACAAAGAACTACAGGTATTTGAGGGTACAGACCTGCATGTCACTATTTACCAGTCAGCTGGTAAAATGAAATTTGAAGGCATCATGTATGTGGATCCTcatgtttaaaattaaataaatacaacaagaaaaaaatcatgataaaaacagacatgtttaacGTAGGTAGGACATTATGAAGTTGTTCcagttgttttatttcactataCGATTTTTTGCCATTACTCTCACTTCATAAAGACAAACACTTCTGAGCCAGttatgtgtgtgactgagaATTAGTACTAATATCaagtcaatttatttatttgatttgattgaaagAATATTAACCAAATATTTTCAAGGTCATATTTCAAGCAGAAAGCCCAAACATTCTGGTTTCAGTTCCTTGAACatcaagatttttttaaattgtaccatcattataaataaaatatcttggATTTCTGACTGTTGGATGGATGCAAAAAGCAACAAATAGACCTTGGACTCTGggatttataataataataataatacaatatgatataataataatttttttctatgcagcacctttcatacataaaatgcagctcaaagtgctttacaataaaagacatgaaataagataGATCTGTAAGAACACGTAAGCAATATATCAACGACTTAggataaaatgtattaaagcaAGATCATAGAAATAGATCttgagttgtttattttatctatCTACTAAGCTCAGTActtatttcattatatattcttttcttatttaattttaaagacTGTGACTATCCTAAGAGATTGAGAGCACAACCTGTTTACATGTGGAAACTTGTGGAATCTAACCCTGAAAGCACAGACCTGACTACATGTAttatacacacatgcaatacACATGTACAACTCTACAAATACAAAACGAAAAGCGCAACTAACCTGAGACAACAGGTATAAAACTGACTTTACAGATCATTCCGTGTAGATTCACTCGTCCACGTGTGGAGCCCTTTTCAAGGGGGCGTGGCACACTCCGCTTGTTGTCGTGCAACGTAAAGTCTTGTGACGTCAGCACGGCAGTAACGGGCGGATATATTCAAAATGGAAGAAGTGCCAAAGTTTTGGAGGGGAACGGGGGATCTGCGTTTCTCTGCCCCGTGAGGACCCGTGCACCGGCCGTCCATGAGCTCCCCGCACCGAGGAACTCTAGAACAAACCCCGCATGAAGCCGCGAGGCGATAAACAGGCGCCATGAGTGTTTCTATCGGAGAAAAGATCGAGGTGAGTTCTTTGTTTGGCTAGCGAGCTAACTTCCGACAGGCGCAGCTAGCTCGAGTTAAATGTACGTCTGCAGCTTATGCTGGCGGTTTAAACAGCTCGCTGGTCTGCAGTTAAAGGCTGTTTGCTGCTACTTAATAACGCTAAATGCTTAATACATTAAAGTTGAATGTATTGCACTTATCACTATTCTCTAATGTGATGCAAAGACCATTTAACTTGCGAATACCGTTGGCATTGTATTAACCTACGTTTAAGCGTGTTTGGCTGCtggtgtttcctgtgtgaaaagTGGAAAACTGACAAGTTTAATTAAACATTAgctgtttatattattattattattattactagtgTTGTTGTTGGTAGTGTTCTCTGCAGCCTCGGTGGGGTCTGGGTGTGTCATCGTGTCCCCACGCTGCTCTCTCGGGACAAAcagtcttcctcctcctcctcctcacagcaTCAGTTTGGTGATGTCGCCTGGAAACGGCTACAAGTGGCCCCGGCGAGCGGGAGGAGAGCCGGGATAATTGAAGGTTGTGGTTGGGCCATATGGCAGCGTCAGGTGTTTGACAGTTAACGTTTGTTGTGGGAGGATTTCTCCGATGCCAGCTCTTGGGGTTGCCCTCGGActgtctgcctcctctcctgTACACCCAGCATGTCGCAGGCGAGAGGGACGATGTTTGATCAAGTCGTTCACTGTCTCTTTCAAAACCTTCCTGGGGACATGCGGACCAGCAGGGAGGAAGAGCAGTGGTTGTCTTATGCTCAGGAGCTCAGGATCGAGGTAtcatggttttaaaaaaagattctgCTTGTATTGGGAACTAAACCAAGATGATTTCTAACCTAAACTTTACAATTGATCATTTGTAGATCTTAATGTTTattcctctgtctttttctatAGGACTTTAAGGTCCTCACCCTCCTCGGGAAAGGCTCCTTTGCATGTGTGTACCGGGCAAAATCGGTAAAAACGGGTCTGGAGGTTGCCATCAAAACGGTAAGAATCCTTCCCTCGCTGTTTACGTCTTTGTCAGTGATGGGAGGTAATTATAGCTTCTCCTGTCAGTTGAAGCGTGAACTGGAACTGTTGGATTTCTAGACCTTAAGTCGCCTCCCATGGGACCCTCGTGATCCCTCGCCTCCTCTTGGCTGAGGTCTGAAGAGTTCAATGTCTTTGTGGGCGACAGATTGATGATCAGCCACCTGAACTAACCACCGTGCTCCCATTTTATACGTTGATCCTGTGAGTGGCAGGTGTGTAATTATGTGTCCGTTACTCCCGTCTGCAGATTGACAAAAAAGCGATGCAGAAGGCCGGTATGGTCCAGCGTGTGACAAACGAGGTGGAGATTCACTGCCGATTGAAACACCCTTCAATACTCGAGGTAACGTTTGCAAAGCTCATGTTACAGTGGATCGTAATCACGCCACAAAAAGTCTcgtatatattttctttgtgacATTAATTCTAAGATTTTCCTCTCTGTAAAACTTGCTTCAGTTAAAGGCAAAGTAATTCAAACTCGTACATTTACAGTGTGCAGCATGTCATCTGTGTTTGAGTCTGGGTATTGGCTTTGTCTggttgttgccatggttatttattgtgttcagtgttttagtCACTCTTCCAATTTCATCTTCTTAATTTTAGGGCTGGTTATCGTTATACCTTTAACTATTAACCATTGTTTAGACACTGTTGTGAATTTTCAGTATTCCCACATTTTTTCTGCACCACATCACTACAATATTTCAGACTGAAATCCAgtcatttttttgtcttctcaTTTTGACATGATGATAAATACAGtattatttatatcatatcTTTTATTTTAGCTCTACAACTACTTTGAGGACAGCAACTATGTGTACTTGGTGTTGGAGATGTGCCACAATGGAGAGATGACTCGGTACCTTAGAGAGCACAAGACGCCTTTCTCTGAGGATGAAGGTCAGGCACAATAACTTAACTTTaaagattaataatgaattaagTTGCAGTAAATGCTCTGTTTTGTGAGCTGCCTGTCtctgaatgttttgtttttttgttccacAGCGAGACATTTGATGCATCAAATAGTGAAAGGTATGCTGTATTTACATACCCACGGCATCTTGCATCGAGATCTGACCTTGTCCAACCTTCTGCTGTCCAGCAACATGAACATTAAGATAGCAGACTTTGGTCTGGCGACTCAGCTCAAGCTCCCGAATGAAAAGCACTTCACCATGTGTGGAACCCCCAACTACATCTCCCCAGAGGTGGCCACTCACAGCGCTCATGGTTTGGAATCAGATGTCTGGTCACTGGGCTGCATGTTCTACGCCTTCCTGATGGGGCGCCCTCCATTTGACACGGACACAGTCAAGCACACCTTGTCCAAAGTGGTTCTTGGTGAATATGAGATGCCAAGTCATATTTCTCTAGAGGCTCAGGATCTGATCCATCAGCTGCTCCAGAGGGACCCCAACCAGCGGCCCAGCCTCTCTGCAGTGCTGGACCACCCGTTCATGACCCACAGCCTGCTGGTCAGGACCAAGGAGCTGGTGCTGGGGGATGAAGGATCCATGGACAGCGGTATCGCCACCATCTCCCCAGCttgcacctcctccacctcagccGGCAGCGGCAGCCGCCTCCAGAGGAGAACCAGGCACATGATTGGCCCTGCCCTGCCTAATCGCATGATGCCCATTCCAAACCTGCAACGCCAACCCGTCAGCGCCTGCTATGAGGACGGAGACCAGTGGCATATGCAGCATCCGGCAGACCAATTTCATAGAGAGGGAAGGAGCAGGGCCTTCCCTGGTGGAGAGGGCGGACAGCCTCATTCTCGATACCTGAGGAGGGCTCATTCCTCAGATCGCTCTGGCTCTTGTTCATCAGGACAGGGGTCGAGTCATGAGCTGGAGAGATGCCACTCAGAGGACACCCTGACTGTTGTTAGAAGACCAGTCTTCTCCATGCCCTCCACCCAACACCCATTTTCAGAACATGGAAGACTCCCATCTCCTCCAGTCAAACAATTAGCAAAGTAAGACTTCTCTCCATTCATCTTCTAATAGTTTTTCACATGTAACATGACACTAACGGATTTCATTTTGACTGTTTTTCAGTTCTGGGTATTCGTTATCCACACAGACGGCACATCCACCAAGCCTGCAATTTCAGGACCTGGAGGGAGTCACCAACTGGCTCAATAATGATGGTAAattagatgttgttttttttaactttttgatCACCAGTGAATGTGACAGATTTCCGATTTATTTCTTCAGCCTTATGAGTGAGCTAATTTCATTTCAACACTTTTAGTAACTAGAAGGACACTCGTCCTTTCTCACCATGTTTTaggaagtggggggaaaaatcCTGGATTTTGGGATTATCGGGATTAGATCCAAAATTTACCAGCTTCTTCTTTGGATCCATGCCCCACCGCTCCATAATGAATGGAGTAGTTTATGAGTAATCCtactgactgacagacaaacatatggcaatgaaaacataacctcgttGGCGGAGCTAACAAACGTCTATATATGAAATCATCTTTAGCTGTTAGTGGATTTAATCTGAAGCACAGAGACTTGTCCAGTCACCCTTTGAACCCAAAGGGgtttaaaatgatgaatgaacAATTAAACTCtcttaaaaacaataaaatccacCATCTTAAGCAAGTCTTAACCAATATTTTCTCATCTCAGGCTCTGGACAGAGGCCAGCAGACGGCAGCACtcacagtagcagcagcagcagaggaccTTTAGGGGTTCACAACTCCTGGTCAGATAAGCCCATGGGCCGAGGTGTGAATCCACACCACAGCCACAACCATCTGCACCACCAGCTGTCCTCCAACCCTGATTCATACAAAGAGAATATACCTGGAGCAGAGTTCCAGCCTCTTCACGGCAGAGAGTTAAAACCTCCTTCAGTCAAACCCAGCACAGATAAGGAGAAGACAACGCTGAGAGACATAATCCTGCCTCTGTGTGCGGCCAGGCTGAAGCCTATCAGACAGAAGACCAAAAATGCTGTTGTAAGATATTGCttcttatgtttaaaaaaaaaaaaaaatctgttaataTTCACTGTGTGAACAGGCATTTTCTTTAAGTCTAAATgattttttcttgtgtttcatACAGGTGAGCATCATGGACACAGGTGAAGTGTGTATGGAGTTGTTAAAGAACCACTGTGGTcaagagagagtgaaagaagtCCTCCGGATCTCCTGCGATGGTTCAATGGTGAGCTCACGATGTGGCACTCTGAATATCACTCAGTAACTTATTGTAGATTTTCTGTTAGAGGGAAGATATCATAGTAGCACATTAACATTTTGGGATAATACTTTCTGTATTA
The sequence above is drawn from the Hippoglossus hippoglossus isolate fHipHip1 chromosome 22, fHipHip1.pri, whole genome shotgun sequence genome and encodes:
- the plk4 gene encoding serine/threonine-protein kinase PLK4; translated protein: MSVSIGEKIEDFKVLTLLGKGSFACVYRAKSVKTGLEVAIKTIDKKAMQKAGMVQRVTNEVEIHCRLKHPSILELYNYFEDSNYVYLVLEMCHNGEMTRYLREHKTPFSEDEARHLMHQIVKGMLYLHTHGILHRDLTLSNLLLSSNMNIKIADFGLATQLKLPNEKHFTMCGTPNYISPEVATHSAHGLESDVWSLGCMFYAFLMGRPPFDTDTVKHTLSKVVLGEYEMPSHISLEAQDLIHQLLQRDPNQRPSLSAVLDHPFMTHSLLVRTKELVLGDEGSMDSGIATISPACTSSTSAGSGSRLQRRTRHMIGPALPNRMMPIPNLQRQPVSACYEDGDQWHMQHPADQFHREGRSRAFPGGEGGQPHSRYLRRAHSSDRSGSCSSGQGSSHELERCHSEDTLTVVRRPVFSMPSTQHPFSEHGRLPSPPVKQLANSGYSLSTQTAHPPSLQFQDLEGVTNWLNNDGSGQRPADGSTHSSSSSRGPLGVHNSWSDKPMGRGVNPHHSHNHLHHQLSSNPDSYKENIPGAEFQPLHGRELKPPSVKPSTDKEKTTLRDIILPLCAARLKPIRQKTKNAVVSIMDTGEVCMELLKNHCGQERVKEVLRISCDGSMVTIYQPNNGKGFPVLDCPPAPPEDILICSYDDLPEKYWKKYQYASKFVQLVKSKTPKVTLYTKYAKVMLMENTPSADLEVCFFDGAKTHKTSELVRVVEKSGKSYTVKGEVGLSGLSPESRLYVELSDEGHSMCLSLEAAITAEEQRSTKNVPFFPITIGRRPANPDSPCLSTLHPHPVPHDSASPPHPPQITPSMMSYDGSDFTTASMSKKSSPVRQDLVQSTGKVVKSIFVPNVGWASQLTSGEVWVQFNNGSQLVVQAGVSCITYTSPEGKITRYKENEKLPEHVKEKLHCLSTILGLLANPTALHLHPQ